Proteins encoded by one window of Rubrobacter indicoceani:
- a CDS encoding CocE/NonD family hydrolase has product MTHAREVTVRFDVPATMRDGTTLLANVYRPAGDGAYPVLLTRLPYGKDNPRDTAYFDPAKAARRGYIVVVQDVRGRFASEGEFESFPQESRDGYDSVEWAARLPGSNGSVGMWGLSYYGKTQWHAATEAPPSLGAIAPGQTWGNHLNGASLRGGAQELGLVHLWAQGSIAPDLLSRKYADEPEKLREKMLEVVGIIDTLSAGGGFDVLPYSQLPDPEGLEPMLFLGRGADDGFWSSVNLDELYANVKVPVLHIGGWYDCFIGETLRQYAAIQRLCLERRMPPPRLVVGPWTHANFGSLHGDLDFGVAASGAAVDLRETLCDLQLRFFDETLKGEKAVSPEPPVKIFFMSENRWRTFESWPPQDSRRTDWYLGAEGTLTREPPPAGAPGYEYDPLHPVPTLGGQTLLAPAYGSGPVDQSPIEARPDVLVFTSGPLAQEITLCGPVSATLFASSSAPDTDFVVRLTDVYPDGRSIVLTDGVVRASARDSYPQPDEVSPAEPSPIKPGCIYRYPVDLWQTAATLAPGHRLRVHVTSSSFPRWDRNPNTGGSGHTSAETRKAHQTVHLGGDHPSRISVTIR; this is encoded by the coding sequence ATGACCCACGCCCGCGAAGTGACCGTCCGGTTCGACGTGCCGGCTACGATGCGCGACGGCACGACGCTCCTGGCGAACGTGTACCGTCCGGCGGGCGACGGCGCATATCCCGTTCTCCTGACCCGTCTTCCCTACGGCAAGGACAACCCCCGCGACACGGCGTACTTCGATCCGGCGAAGGCCGCCCGCCGAGGGTACATCGTCGTGGTGCAGGACGTGCGGGGTCGCTTCGCCTCGGAGGGAGAGTTCGAGTCTTTTCCTCAAGAGTCCCGGGACGGCTACGACTCGGTTGAGTGGGCGGCGCGGCTACCCGGTTCAAACGGCTCGGTCGGGATGTGGGGGCTTTCGTACTACGGCAAGACGCAGTGGCACGCAGCGACCGAAGCCCCGCCGTCGCTCGGGGCCATCGCACCGGGACAGACGTGGGGCAACCACCTGAACGGCGCGAGCCTCAGGGGCGGGGCGCAGGAACTCGGCCTCGTACACCTCTGGGCGCAGGGCTCCATCGCGCCGGATCTCCTGTCGAGAAAATACGCCGACGAGCCGGAAAAGCTCCGGGAGAAGATGCTCGAGGTGGTCGGGATCATAGACACCCTCAGCGCGGGCGGCGGCTTCGACGTTCTTCCCTACTCACAACTCCCGGACCCCGAAGGTCTCGAACCGATGCTCTTTCTCGGGCGCGGTGCGGACGATGGGTTCTGGAGTTCCGTTAACCTGGACGAGCTCTACGCTAACGTAAAAGTCCCGGTACTCCACATCGGGGGCTGGTACGACTGTTTTATCGGGGAGACCCTCCGGCAGTACGCCGCGATTCAAAGGCTCTGCCTGGAGCGTCGGATGCCTCCCCCGCGTCTCGTCGTCGGACCGTGGACCCACGCAAACTTCGGGAGCCTTCACGGCGACCTCGATTTCGGGGTGGCGGCCTCCGGCGCCGCGGTGGACCTCCGGGAGACGCTCTGCGACCTGCAGCTCCGCTTCTTTGACGAGACGCTGAAGGGCGAAAAAGCCGTCTCGCCGGAACCCCCGGTGAAGATCTTCTTTATGAGTGAGAACCGCTGGCGCACCTTCGAGAGCTGGCCGCCGCAGGACTCGCGCCGGACGGACTGGTATCTGGGAGCGGAAGGGACGCTCACCCGAGAACCACCGCCCGCTGGCGCTCCGGGCTATGAGTACGATCCCCTGCACCCGGTTCCGACGCTCGGGGGGCAGACGCTGCTCGCCCCGGCGTATGGTTCCGGGCCGGTGGATCAAAGCCCGATCGAAGCCCGCCCGGACGTGCTGGTCTTTACCTCCGGGCCGCTTGCGCAGGAGATCACCCTCTGCGGCCCGGTGAGCGCGACGCTCTTCGCCTCGTCCTCTGCGCCGGATACGGACTTTGTCGTGCGCCTGACGGACGTGTACCCCGACGGTCGCTCCATCGTCCTGACCGACGGCGTCGTGCGGGCGAGCGCGCGGGATTCGTACCCGCAGCCGGATGAGGTCTCCCCCGCAGAGCCTTCCCCCATCAAACCGGGCTGCATCTACAGGTACCCGGTGGATCTCTGGCAGACAGCCGCGACCCTTGCGCCGGGTCATCGCCTGCGAGTGCACGTAACATCGAGCTCGTTTCCCCGCTGGGACCGCAACCCGAACACCGGAGGGTCCGGCCACACCTCGGCGGAAACCCGCAAGGCGCACCAGACGGTCCACCTCGGCGGCGACCACCCGAGCCGCATCTCCGTGACGATCCGCTGA
- a CDS encoding glycine betaine ABC transporter substrate-binding protein, translating into MRERSASPFALPARLLMLAAAACFLLVGVGCSAGGRETSTAGVQADGVLDVAYTRQDENVAVANLTAFVLEEYRGYRVTLTETDPRSAVEGVAAGEYDAYQGLWSPAQDGLLAESEDDLNHLNLLGGWLVGTTRAGLAAPSYLGVRDLASAREAGATRAFVLEDSSFVLGGISQETLAAYGLEPRYYPDMSSLWDEAGPLYRRGEAFVVFAYSPNWTSERYELSYLEGEEQLYRFNEPHSVRSVGRPGLGLDDPFVYAMLDGLRLTQAQVESLELAVLQEEGDPYRGAQAWAEDNSSLVASWVYTAKVRTS; encoded by the coding sequence TTGAGAGAAAGGTCGGCAAGCCCCTTCGCCTTACCCGCGCGCCTGCTGATGCTCGCTGCGGCAGCGTGCTTTTTACTTGTCGGGGTGGGGTGCTCCGCCGGGGGCCGGGAGACCTCGACCGCCGGGGTGCAGGCGGACGGTGTTCTCGACGTCGCCTACACCCGACAGGACGAGAACGTGGCCGTCGCAAACCTGACGGCCTTCGTGCTCGAAGAATACAGAGGCTACAGGGTAACGCTCACCGAGACGGACCCGCGCAGCGCGGTGGAGGGCGTGGCCGCCGGAGAATACGATGCATACCAGGGGCTCTGGAGCCCGGCTCAGGACGGGCTGCTGGCCGAAAGCGAGGACGACCTCAACCACCTCAACCTATTGGGCGGCTGGCTCGTCGGCACGACCCGCGCCGGGCTCGCCGCGCCGTCGTACCTCGGGGTCAGGGATCTCGCCTCGGCCCGGGAGGCCGGTGCGACCCGCGCTTTCGTGCTGGAGGACAGCTCCTTTGTACTCGGAGGTATTTCTCAGGAAACCCTCGCCGCTTACGGTCTCGAGCCGCGTTACTACCCGGATATGTCCTCGCTCTGGGATGAGGCCGGACCGCTCTACAGGCGGGGGGAGGCGTTCGTTGTCTTTGCCTACTCCCCGAACTGGACCAGTGAACGCTACGAGTTGAGCTACCTGGAAGGCGAAGAACAACTCTACAGATTCAACGAGCCCCACTCCGTACGCTCGGTCGGTAGACCCGGCCTCGGTCTGGATGATCCTTTCGTCTACGCGATGCTGGACGGGCTTCGTCTAACTCAGGCGCAGGTCGAGAGCCTGGAGCTGGCTGTCCTTCAGGAGGAGGGCGACCCGTACCGGGGGGCGCAAGCCTGGGCCGAGGACAACAGCTCGCTTGTGGCCTCCTGGGTCTACACCGCAAAAGTACGGACCTCTTGA
- a CDS encoding alpha/beta fold hydrolase, translating into MVRARSGNRRPVSASKSLTAASPNHLNHDRRGSGEPLILIHGVGSRWQVFEPVLDALAGEREVISIDLPGHGASALSGGRASFAPSGLAGRVAEFMDDLDLPDGKAHLAGNSLGGWISLELAKLGRARSVTGLSPAGLWPGSPPPYIGAVFFASYAMTSWFGALAPRIASDPVLRSLLVGQFFGRPWRLTAREALETLEGFTYSPGIPRVIADGRNERFRDGRSIAVPVTVAFGAREKVLLPGLAQDLRELPPQTRSVRLPGCGHVPTYDAPKLIAKVLLEGSRTT; encoded by the coding sequence ATGGTTAGAGCCCGGTCGGGGAACCGCCGTCCGGTCTCAGCCTCGAAATCTCTCACCGCAGCGTCACCGAACCACCTGAACCACGACCGTCGCGGGTCGGGGGAGCCGCTTATCCTTATTCACGGCGTCGGGAGTCGCTGGCAGGTCTTCGAGCCGGTGCTCGACGCGCTGGCAGGGGAGAGGGAGGTGATCTCCATAGACCTCCCCGGACACGGCGCGTCCGCGCTCTCCGGCGGGCGGGCTTCGTTTGCCCCGAGCGGGCTCGCCGGGAGGGTTGCGGAGTTTATGGACGATCTGGACCTGCCGGACGGAAAGGCGCATCTGGCGGGGAACTCGCTCGGGGGGTGGATATCTCTGGAGCTTGCAAAGCTCGGTCGGGCGAGATCCGTTACGGGTCTGTCTCCGGCGGGGCTCTGGCCGGGGAGCCCGCCGCCGTACATCGGGGCGGTGTTTTTTGCAAGCTACGCCATGACCAGCTGGTTTGGCGCCCTTGCGCCCCGCATCGCCTCGGACCCGGTGCTCAGGTCGCTGCTCGTCGGGCAGTTCTTCGGGCGTCCGTGGCGGCTCACGGCAAGGGAGGCCCTTGAAACCCTTGAAGGCTTCACGTACTCACCGGGCATTCCGAGGGTGATAGCGGACGGACGCAACGAGCGTTTCAGGGACGGACGCAGCATAGCCGTGCCGGTCACCGTCGCGTTCGGGGCAAGGGAGAAGGTCCTTCTTCCGGGGCTGGCGCAGGACCTCCGGGAGCTGCCGCCGCAGACCCGGTCTGTAAGGCTCCCCGGCTGCGGCCACGTCCCGACCTACGACGCCCCGAAGCTTATCGCGAAAGTCTTGCTGGAAGGCAGTCGAACAACCTAG
- a CDS encoding long-chain fatty acid--CoA ligase, with product MQGLTMDYQLTLPALLKRADDLFGPKEIVTRLPDRSLHRYTYADFVERSKKLGLALRELGLEKSDRVATLAWNQYQHLEAYFGVPSAELVLHTINPRLAPHEIAYIINHAEDKVLFVDETLVKLVDGFRDSVDLEHIYVYTSGEHKAPDGFTSYEDFIKDADTSEFVYPETDEDDAAALCYTSGTTGPPKGALYSHRCLCIHSLLVALPDNFNFRESDSVLPVVPMFHVNAWGMPVTATMIGCKQVMPGPHLDAESLLELFQNEEVTFTAGVPTIWLGILQELDKNPDKYDLSKLEKMGVGGSAAPESMIRAYEKRHGLKILHAWGMTEMSPVGTAAYMTSELKKEPEDVQFKYRAKQGIQFPFVEIRAVGEDGLVPWDSKTMGELEVRGPTVASSYFNTDEGADKFTEDGWFRTGDVVSITPGGYVEIRDRDKDLVKSGGEWISSVDLENTLMGHEAVAEAAVIAIPDEKWDERPLAVVVLREGQSASSEELREHLAKDFAKWQLPDAYEFVDEIPRTATGKFLKMALRERFKGYEVKT from the coding sequence ATGCAGGGACTCACGATGGACTACCAGCTCACCCTACCCGCGCTCCTCAAGCGCGCCGACGACCTTTTCGGTCCCAAGGAGATAGTTACCCGGCTCCCCGACAGGTCCCTTCACCGCTATACCTACGCCGATTTCGTGGAACGCTCCAAGAAGCTCGGTCTCGCTCTCAGAGAGCTCGGCCTCGAAAAGTCCGACCGCGTAGCGACGCTCGCCTGGAACCAGTATCAGCATCTGGAGGCGTACTTCGGGGTTCCGTCGGCGGAGCTCGTGCTGCACACCATAAACCCGCGCCTCGCGCCGCACGAGATAGCCTACATAATCAACCACGCCGAGGACAAGGTTCTCTTTGTGGACGAGACGCTTGTAAAGCTTGTAGACGGCTTCAGGGACAGCGTAGACCTTGAACACATCTACGTCTACACCTCGGGCGAGCACAAGGCTCCGGACGGTTTCACGAGCTACGAGGACTTCATCAAAGACGCCGACACCTCGGAGTTCGTCTACCCCGAGACGGACGAGGACGATGCGGCCGCGCTCTGCTACACGAGCGGCACGACGGGCCCTCCGAAAGGGGCGCTCTACTCGCACCGCTGCCTGTGCATCCACTCGCTGCTCGTCGCGCTGCCCGACAACTTCAACTTCCGCGAGTCCGATTCGGTCCTGCCCGTCGTCCCGATGTTCCACGTCAACGCCTGGGGGATGCCCGTAACGGCGACCATGATCGGCTGCAAACAGGTTATGCCGGGGCCGCACCTCGACGCCGAAAGCCTGCTGGAGCTGTTTCAGAACGAAGAGGTAACCTTCACCGCCGGGGTGCCGACCATCTGGCTCGGCATACTCCAGGAGCTGGACAAAAACCCCGACAAGTACGACCTCTCGAAGCTGGAAAAAATGGGCGTCGGCGGTTCGGCGGCCCCGGAGAGCATGATCCGGGCCTACGAAAAGCGGCACGGCCTGAAGATCCTCCACGCCTGGGGCATGACGGAGATGTCCCCGGTCGGGACGGCGGCCTACATGACTTCGGAGCTGAAGAAAGAGCCGGAGGACGTGCAGTTCAAGTACCGGGCCAAGCAGGGCATCCAGTTCCCGTTTGTCGAGATCCGCGCCGTCGGTGAGGACGGCCTCGTTCCGTGGGACAGCAAGACGATGGGCGAACTCGAGGTGCGCGGCCCGACGGTCGCAAGCTCCTACTTCAACACCGACGAGGGGGCGGACAAGTTCACCGAAGACGGCTGGTTCAGGACGGGCGACGTGGTCAGCATCACGCCGGGCGGGTACGTTGAGATCCGCGACCGCGACAAGGACCTCGTCAAGTCCGGCGGAGAGTGGATCTCGTCCGTTGACCTTGAGAACACCCTGATGGGCCACGAGGCCGTGGCCGAAGCCGCCGTTATCGCCATCCCGGACGAGAAATGGGACGAGCGCCCGCTCGCCGTCGTCGTTCTCAGGGAAGGTCAGTCGGCCTCCTCGGAGGAGTTGCGCGAGCACCTCGCAAAAGACTTCGCCAAGTGGCAGCTCCCGGACGCCTACGAGTTCGTGGACGAGATACCGCGCACCGCGACCGGCAAGTTCCTGAAGATGGCCCTGCGCGAACGGTTCAAGGGCTACGAAGTCAAAACCTGA
- a CDS encoding cobalamin B12-binding domain-containing protein, translating into MERTIRVVVAKVGLDGHDRGAKIIARALRDAGMEVIYTGLHQTPEQVVEAAIQEDADAIGISILSGAHMALLPRIMDLLRENEADDILVFCGGTIPKPDIAKLKELGVGEVFTPGTPTKKAVEYVQGAVPTAS; encoded by the coding sequence ATGGAAAGGACGATCAGGGTGGTAGTCGCGAAAGTCGGGCTGGACGGACACGATCGGGGGGCGAAGATAATCGCCCGCGCTCTCAGGGATGCGGGGATGGAGGTCATCTATACCGGGCTGCACCAGACGCCGGAGCAGGTCGTCGAGGCGGCCATCCAGGAGGATGCGGATGCCATCGGCATCTCGATTCTCTCCGGGGCGCACATGGCGCTTCTGCCGCGCATCATGGACCTCCTCAGGGAGAACGAGGCCGACGATATCCTTGTCTTCTGCGGCGGAACCATCCCGAAGCCGGACATAGCGAAGCTCAAGGAGCTCGGCGTCGGGGAGGTCTTCACGCCCGGAACACCGACAAAGAAAGCCGTCGAGTACGTGCAGGGGGCCGTTCCGACCGCGAGTTGA
- a CDS encoding RrF2 family transcriptional regulator — translation MQVSARTDYALKATAELAYASVRESGPVKGEAIAETQKIPKKFMENILLDLKRSGIVRAQRGASGGYWLARPAQEITLAEIIRAVEGPLADVRGEWPELVEYTGAAERLREVWIAVRANLRAVLENVTLADLVEGELPEAVTNLTSSPEAWIHH, via the coding sequence TTGCAGGTCTCCGCCAGAACCGATTACGCGCTCAAGGCCACGGCGGAGCTTGCATACGCCTCGGTCAGGGAGAGCGGGCCGGTCAAGGGCGAGGCCATAGCCGAGACGCAGAAGATCCCGAAGAAGTTCATGGAGAACATCCTTCTCGACCTCAAGCGCTCCGGGATAGTCCGGGCGCAGCGCGGGGCCTCCGGCGGCTACTGGCTCGCCCGTCCGGCACAGGAGATCACCCTGGCCGAGATTATCCGCGCCGTGGAGGGGCCGCTCGCCGACGTGCGCGGTGAGTGGCCCGAGCTGGTCGAGTACACCGGAGCCGCCGAACGCCTCAGGGAGGTCTGGATCGCCGTCCGGGCTAACCTTCGCGCCGTTCTCGAGAACGTAACCCTTGCCGACCTTGTCGAGGGCGAACTCCCCGAAGCCGTTACAAACCTCACCTCAAGCCCCGAAGCCTGGATACACCACTAG
- a CDS encoding acyl-CoA thioesterase: MNRGDHRTSETRLRVRYSETDAQRIVNNGVYLAYFEVGRVEWLRNAGFSYAELERDGYGFVVVKAEIEYGKPARFDDELTVRTTLLELRRASLSFAYKVLRGEELLVAGKTRHGCIDIASGRPVRIPAGLGGDRIFGAKDFHETKTR; encoded by the coding sequence GTGAACAGGGGCGACCACCGGACGAGCGAAACCCGCCTGCGCGTCCGCTACTCGGAGACCGACGCCCAGCGCATCGTCAACAACGGCGTCTACCTTGCGTACTTCGAGGTCGGACGCGTCGAGTGGCTCCGGAACGCCGGCTTCTCCTACGCGGAACTGGAGCGGGACGGCTACGGTTTCGTCGTGGTAAAGGCGGAGATAGAGTACGGGAAGCCCGCCCGCTTCGACGACGAACTCACCGTGAGGACCACGCTGCTGGAGCTCAGGCGGGCGTCGCTCTCGTTTGCATACAAGGTTCTGCGCGGGGAGGAACTGCTCGTCGCCGGAAAAACACGCCACGGCTGCATAGACATCGCAAGCGGGCGTCCGGTGCGCATCCCGGCGGGGCTCGGCGGGGATAGAATATTCGGAGCAAAAGATTTTCACGAGACAAAGACCCGGTGA
- a CDS encoding PPOX class F420-dependent oxidoreductase — MRTLDKRNTPGSSGGPGHFGALEGQRYASLSTFKRSGEAVVTPVWFAEAENRLYVMTIDGTGKVKRIRNNPSVTLAPCDFRGRLLGGAVGGRARMLSEERDERRADRALAGKYGFRYRAFGAARNVISRRAKRVFVEIASPDTPETLNG, encoded by the coding sequence GTGAGGACCTTGGACAAGCGAAACACCCCCGGAAGCAGCGGCGGCCCCGGACACTTCGGGGCGCTTGAAGGTCAGCGGTACGCGAGCCTTTCGACCTTCAAAAGAAGCGGCGAGGCGGTTGTGACCCCGGTGTGGTTCGCCGAGGCGGAGAACAGGCTTTACGTGATGACCATCGACGGCACGGGCAAGGTCAAGCGCATCAGAAACAACCCGTCCGTAACGCTCGCGCCGTGCGACTTTCGCGGGCGGTTGCTCGGCGGGGCGGTCGGGGGGCGGGCGCGGATGCTCTCCGAAGAGAGGGACGAACGTCGCGCCGACCGGGCCCTCGCCGGGAAGTACGGCTTCAGGTACCGGGCCTTCGGCGCCGCGCGCAACGTTATCTCCCGCAGGGCGAAGCGGGTCTTTGTGGAGATAGCCTCTCCGGACACCCCGGAAACCTTGAATGGTTAG
- a CDS encoding ferritin-like domain-containing protein: MRSRACCRALPGAAGAHTTEATYTDVDILNYALTLEHLEAAFYNQGFAKFRRAFGNSERKRIQLIRKHENEHVDFLTGALGDQAVPAATYDFKFTGIRRFYATAQLLENTGVSAYDGAIAHISGAENLTYGATIATVEARHAAYLNGLNGEFPFPDSFDAAVAPTDIVDAVLGTGFITGTPEPYGPYGNFQAFVDKLPDTIQPETGP; the protein is encoded by the coding sequence GTGCGCTCGCGGGCGTGCTGCCGGGCGCTGCCGGGCGCTGCCGGGGCGCACACTACCGAGGCGACCTACACCGATGTGGACATCCTCAACTACGCCCTTACGCTGGAGCATCTCGAAGCGGCATTCTACAACCAGGGCTTTGCGAAGTTCCGCAGAGCTTTCGGTAACAGCGAGCGCAAGCGGATACAGCTGATCCGAAAGCACGAGAACGAACACGTGGACTTCCTGACGGGGGCGCTCGGAGATCAGGCCGTACCGGCGGCAACCTACGACTTCAAGTTCACCGGGATCAGGAGATTCTACGCTACGGCACAGCTTCTCGAGAACACGGGCGTCTCGGCTTACGACGGGGCCATAGCCCACATAAGCGGGGCCGAGAACCTGACCTACGGGGCGACCATAGCCACCGTCGAGGCCCGCCACGCGGCCTACCTCAACGGCCTGAACGGGGAATTTCCCTTCCCGGACTCCTTTGACGCGGCCGTCGCCCCGACCGATATCGTAGACGCCGTTCTCGGGACCGGTTTCATCACCGGAACGCCGGAGCCCTACGGACCCTACGGGAACTTCCAGGCCTTTGTGGACAAGCTCCCGGATACCATCCAGCCGGAGACCGGCCCCTAG
- a CDS encoding enoyl-CoA hydratase-related protein has protein sequence MDFVRLEREDNGVAILTIDRQEKLNALDMQVVEEIGQTLLEVESESPRAIIVTGAGEKSFVAGADISQMSSMSALQAKRFAEIGHAAMALLDRSPVPTIAAVNGYAFGGGLEIALACDIRVASENALMGFPEVGLGILPGMGGTQRAPRVVGPAIAKELIFTGRRIKPDEALRIGLVNRVVARGEALNAAREIAAEIAANGPLAVRFAKACTNRAHDVDLISGLEYEADQFGLLFSTEDAREGMGAFVEKRKAEFRGA, from the coding sequence ATGGATTTCGTAAGGCTCGAGCGCGAGGACAACGGCGTAGCGATACTCACGATAGATCGGCAGGAGAAGCTCAACGCCCTCGACATGCAGGTCGTCGAGGAGATAGGCCAGACCCTGCTGGAGGTCGAGTCGGAGTCGCCGCGCGCGATCATCGTAACCGGAGCCGGGGAGAAATCCTTTGTCGCCGGGGCGGACATAAGCCAGATGAGCAGCATGTCCGCGCTCCAGGCAAAGCGGTTTGCGGAGATCGGCCACGCGGCGATGGCCCTGCTCGACCGCAGCCCCGTCCCGACGATCGCGGCGGTGAACGGCTACGCGTTCGGCGGGGGGCTTGAGATCGCCCTTGCCTGCGATATCCGGGTGGCCTCCGAGAACGCGCTGATGGGCTTCCCCGAGGTCGGCCTCGGGATTCTGCCGGGGATGGGCGGTACGCAGCGCGCGCCGCGCGTCGTCGGCCCGGCTATCGCAAAGGAACTGATCTTCACCGGGCGGCGTATAAAGCCGGACGAGGCCCTCCGTATAGGGCTCGTAAACCGGGTCGTGGCGCGGGGCGAGGCGTTGAACGCGGCGAGGGAGATAGCGGCGGAGATAGCGGCGAACGGCCCGCTCGCGGTGCGCTTCGCCAAAGCCTGCACAAATCGGGCGCACGATGTGGACCTCATAAGCGGCCTTGAGTACGAAGCCGACCAGTTCGGACTTCTTTTCTCTACCGAGGACGCCCGGGAGGGGATGGGCGCGTTTGTCGAGAAGCGCAAGGCCGAGTTCCGGGGCGCGTGA
- a CDS encoding glycine betaine ABC transporter substrate-binding protein: MIDEGRGGGSSADHFSASGENRARVRHDGFWTAGGLVVFLIVGLMLFSEGCSLPAASASDELTIGYIEWDENVANSALIAVLAEDELGYEVELERSYLRPVFEKVSKGEVDAFLDVWMPAHGEVIEEVGGRIQLSEEPWYVGQTEFGLAVPYYMEDTQSIEDLNSSGAAMITGIEPGTLLMERIQTRVIPEYDLDLALIESSTPVMMSELEKAYARKEPFVFLAWSPHWMNVNYDFHYLEDPKHTMDEIVRPSKLHNAYRVGLEEDDPVAYALMDSMRLDKKQTSEIELLIRREGSAKDGARLWVSENPEVVQPWLDAAVAAGGTS; encoded by the coding sequence ATGATAGACGAGGGTAGAGGCGGGGGTTCCTCGGCCGACCACTTCTCTGCGAGCGGGGAGAACAGAGCCCGGGTGAGGCACGACGGTTTCTGGACGGCGGGCGGCCTGGTGGTGTTTCTGATCGTCGGTCTGATGCTCTTCAGCGAAGGGTGTTCGTTGCCCGCCGCGTCGGCCAGCGACGAGTTGACCATCGGGTACATCGAGTGGGACGAGAACGTGGCGAACTCCGCCCTTATAGCGGTTCTGGCGGAGGATGAGCTGGGTTACGAAGTAGAGCTGGAGCGGAGCTACCTCCGGCCCGTCTTCGAGAAGGTATCGAAGGGTGAGGTAGACGCCTTTCTGGACGTGTGGATGCCCGCTCACGGCGAGGTCATCGAGGAGGTGGGGGGTAGGATTCAGCTCTCCGAGGAGCCGTGGTACGTTGGGCAGACTGAGTTCGGTCTGGCCGTCCCGTACTACATGGAGGACACGCAGAGCATAGAAGACCTCAACAGCTCGGGGGCGGCCATGATCACGGGCATCGAGCCGGGGACGCTCCTCATGGAGCGCATCCAGACGCGGGTGATACCGGAGTACGATCTCGACCTCGCGCTTATAGAGTCGAGCACCCCGGTGATGATGAGCGAGCTTGAGAAGGCTTATGCGCGCAAGGAGCCGTTTGTCTTTCTCGCCTGGTCTCCGCACTGGATGAACGTGAACTACGATTTTCACTACCTTGAAGACCCGAAGCACACGATGGATGAGATCGTCCGGCCGTCGAAGCTCCACAACGCCTACCGCGTCGGCCTGGAAGAGGACGACCCCGTCGCCTACGCGCTTATGGACTCCATGCGCCTGGACAAAAAGCAGACCTCCGAGATAGAGCTGCTCATAAGGCGTGAGGGCAGCGCGAAGGACGGCGCGAGGCTCTGGGTCTCGGAGAACCCGGAGGTCGTGCAGCCCTGGCTCGACGCGGCCGTCGCCGCTGGCGGCACGAGCTAG
- a CDS encoding organic hydroperoxide resistance protein gives MDILYTATATAHGGREGRVESSDGKINENLVVPEGMGGPGGDGTNPEQLFAAGYAACFEGALRLVAGKQKKDVGDASVTANVGIGPEGKSFALEVELVGSVPGVSREEAERLMQDAHEVCPYSKATRGNVEVTLSVAD, from the coding sequence ATGGACATTCTGTACACGGCGACGGCTACGGCGCACGGCGGTCGTGAGGGCCGGGTGGAGAGCTCGGACGGAAAGATAAACGAGAACCTCGTCGTTCCGGAGGGCATGGGCGGCCCCGGCGGCGACGGCACCAACCCCGAGCAGCTCTTTGCCGCCGGATACGCGGCCTGCTTTGAGGGCGCGCTGCGGCTGGTGGCGGGCAAGCAGAAAAAAGACGTCGGCGACGCTTCGGTAACGGCCAACGTCGGCATCGGCCCGGAGGGCAAGAGCTTTGCCCTTGAAGTGGAGCTTGTGGGCTCCGTGCCCGGTGTATCCCGTGAGGAGGCCGAGAGGCTGATGCAGGACGCTCACGAAGTCTGCCCGTACTCGAAGGCGACGCGAGGAAACGTGGAGGTTACGCTCAGCGTCGCCGACTGA